DNA sequence from the Coregonus clupeaformis isolate EN_2021a chromosome 30, ASM2061545v1, whole genome shotgun sequence genome:
cctaatttgcttcactctgtctgcatttctttcaaaaggcacacggtacagttgttttaaagacacctggtgccttttcagcatgcgTGCAATAGTCGGCAAATTTATGGATTAcacattgttaaacatgtcttcattgtccaagatatgctggcgaatttctgtaaggcgaatataatttctggcccgaaccaaatcaaccacagcctgctcttgttggtcagtcagaattttgcctctgcctcccctatttggcctagtctcaattctgcagggaacattacagtaagaagacacttgctcacatcacctactctgtgatacacattggtatgcagtcatttgacaattgagagtagcataatgtttagtgcatgctgacgacttaccggttctcattgcggaatgttctgattattgaggccacggttgaccttctaaggtttggttgtatcattgtagccgcctcagtcattgtcatgccatgatttatgacatggtctacaaTTATTGCTCagatttcattggacactctttgctgttgctgccgctgtcttggtccgtggccttgtcctctaccacgttcccccacatctctcaaacgaggcccacgaccacctctcagaagggtgcttgtcccctgccattcctttgaccaacatgtcttcctcgtcttcctcccatcactgcttgacctctattgtgacctggatcgcctgccagctccatgttacagtacgtatcgctatgttgttgcaagtggatcccaatcaattctttatatactctttccacaatgtgaactcaatcatcagtaacgagttggcagaattggacaagcaattacaagggtctgcatccatacagtgcagtactgtcaatactgtaaatagtctgaaaaggtggtacatgggaccatagaaacggtgtctgataaagaatgatgatgaaatattacatccatagataatgtagtctaattggttcatgctccacactaattggtgacaatgaatctcgttatcttgaaactttcatgatctaaacatggaatattgtttgtctgtttccatacaactatgcattaagagtaatgaaacagttacttatcattttgagcagttgtatcaattgatagttggataattgtaatgaaatgaatagacactcatctgaaatgtaatgtgtgaattgccttttgaaatagtagtactttgatgttaagttgtgtcatattgaacaggtgatttttgttaaatgaacaaatgatcttagttttatgtgtattgtatccaagcaattgaaaaaagtgttagagttttgaaaaatgtgcattttgatcattggttgtgagttttgtgtctagagttttgaaaaatgacgtcaaggttctgaaattagtgccaaagtgattgtaaaaaactgtaagacctagacaaccaggtgaggcgagttccttactaatcattgaccttaattcatcaatcaagtacaagggaggagcgaaaacctgcagacactcggccctccttgGACTGAGTTTGACACATGGTCTAATGCCTAGGAGAGTACAAGTGTACTAATCACTCTCAGTGAAATGTTCAGTGGGTGGAGCAGCAGCAGTGTGGGTGCAGACAGGAATACTTACCTATTCCTGTGAGTGGGGGTTGAGGTGTTTTTGCAGGCTGGGCCGCCCCTCCTATGACAGCTTTGGCCCCTATGGCAGTCACAGGGGGTGTGTTTGCGACAGGTGCCtgttggaagagagagagagagacagagagatgaggaaCACGGACGGTTAAAGGTGGCAAACTGACTGTATACCATTAATTCTGTTCTGATGCACTCAAAGATTAGCCTTATATCATGGCGACCCCTGCTGTAATATCCCATGCCAAAACGTCATTTGACAGACATATGCAGAATGATGAGTATTAGCAATAAGCCAGAGATCATTGGGCAGAAACAATTGGCACGCTTCCTCCCTGCAAACCAACCAGCTGTGCATCTAAATGTGCATCTTGATTTACAAACTGGGAATATGATCTCTGTAAGGGGTTATTGGATCAAATATAACATAGCTAATTAGCTTAGCATTGTGGACGCTTGACAAATAATCACACATGATCTGTTTTGCATTCACTCTACCCTGCGAACGGATGCAATGCTCCTCAATTTCCTTTTAAACCACGTATGTCGTCAGTATAGGCTACAGCATAGAGATCCTACAATTCCTATAATACAGGATTTCTATGGGCTACAGTACAGCATTATATGTAAAACACAACACATAGCCGAAAGACTTTGCACATTGTATAGTTGTGTATATTATAAACAAGGTGCTGTATTCAGAGACATAACAAAACAAACAGGGAACGGAAGGATGGAGAAGGATTTGCAGCGGAATACATTTTGGGGGATgaatctctctcctccatttgAGTGGAATAGACAGAGGCTGTTACACTGCCACTATCTACAGCCACAGTGCTAATCACAAGACTAGATAAGGTCTGCCAACAGGGTTTCACACACTGAAATAAAACCTCCTCTCAGAATGATACGCTAGGccttatcagagagacagagggagagagggggtggagagggagatggagagagagagagatagagatagagatggggggaggcaagaaagagatgagaggagagggagaggtcacCAAAGACCTCTAATGCTGTCTCAACGTGTGAAATAATAATCTACATACATTTACAGTGATTCTCATTATAATTCATACATTTCCAATCTAGTGTCACTGATTGTAACCACACTTGTACTGTACTAAGTCATAATCCTGTACTCACCGCAGTTGGTGGCAGTTGCCCCATTGCGCCTCCTGCCTGTGGCAGGCGACTGGCCTGACCAGGACCAAGCTGACCAGGCTTGGCCTGTAGACCCTGCTGGGCTTGGCCCGGGCCCAGAGGCTGCTGGCCCCCAGGAGTTGTGCCTGCAGGGGTGGTgcctgtctgccgtgccgccgaGGTCTGGGGCTGCTGCTGCAGCTGGGTGCGCTGGCCTGGCTGCAGCCCGTCCTGCTGGGAGGTAGGACCCTGTCCCCTGGAGCCCGGAGGCCCACTGGTGGAGCCCTGTCCACGTCCAGAGCTGCCCTGGCCcctggaggaagaggaagggtgGCCCTGGAGGTCCTGCTGCTTCCTGGAGGAAGTCCGCCCATCGTGGGAGGATGAGGACTTGGAGGAGCGGCCCTGGCTGTGGTGGAGGCCCGACGGGTCCCTGGAGTAGTCCGACGAGTGGTACCCCCCCTGGGAGCGGGAGTCGCCCCTCTTTCCTGACGAGGACAACTGGCGGGAGTCGTGGCGCATGGACGGGTCTTTGGGATGGCCCTTGGAGGACCGAGAGGAGCGGGGCTCGTCCAAGTGGCGGGACGAGGAGTGTCTCCCGGAGCTGCCGCTGCCATGGGGGCGGTGGTCCCGTGAGGAGGAAGAGTGACGGGTTTGGCCATACTCGTCCTGGGGCCACAGGTCCTCCTCTGGGGGCTCATCGTAGTCGTGGTAGCTGTGCTTGATGTGGCGGCTGCGGCCGGACGAGGAGTGGCCACCACTGCCGTAGTGGCGGGAGCCGGAGCGCAGGTCCCTGGGCTTCTCAAACCAGTCTGTCTCCTCTTGGCCAAGATTGTAGGCTTTGGAAACCAAGAGCAGATCACAGTCAATCTCCAAGTCCGACGGCGACAGAGGCATGCAGACTGAGGCCATGCAAAAGAAGAACGGGAaggagagaaaataaataaaagagaaGTTGATATTTACACCCATGCATAATATGAAAACACGGCACACATAAAAAAAGACAACAAATGTAAAAGACTGATAAACAATCTAAAAATAAGTTAATCACAACAAGTAAACAAAACCGAACTTttacaagacaacaacaacattgtGTAAAAGAAAATGATGCACCTCAGAAGAACATGCGAGAGAAAGTGACGAACAAAGTGAAGAAACTGGACATGCGGATCATGCAGATTTGGCACAGGTGCACAGCACAGacagcagtcagtcagtcgggACGAGATCTGCCAGTATAGCCCTCAAGACGCAACACCAGTAAAGCATgcaatgactctctctctctttcgctcatcTAGCCTTatctgtgggtgggtgggggacgTTTATACGTGGGCATAGACTGGCATTCAGCACCCATTTACCTTCGCTGTCCGAAACAGCGCAATGCATATCGTCTATAATGTAAGAATCGTCTGGTTTGTAGACGTGTGTCCGGGGCAAGTCTCTCATGTGGTCCTGCACGTCAGGCAGGGAGTGGCTGGAGCCGTACTGGCCATAATACTGACTACTACGGCTGTCGTACAGCTCTGGGCCCAGGGAGGAGGCCCTCACATGAACACCCATGGAACTGAGCGGGCTCTCCTCCTCCGAATACTGGGAGCGCATGGGGGGTCTGCCCCGGCTATATCCCGCCCTGTACGACGAGCGATCCCTGTCCCCATCTCTCTCGTAGGAGCGGCTGCGGTAGCCGGCATAGTCCCGGGATGAGATCTTGTCCATGCCATAGCCTGTGGAGCGTGAACGGCCCGAGGTGTAGTACATGCGCTCGTCCTCTTCGGGATAGGAGTATCTCTTCTGTTCATAGGAGCTCTTCCTCAGGCCGTAGGCCATGTCGTCCTGCAGCTTCCTGGCCCGCGACACAACGGTGCAGCTGCCACCGCCCGACATGCTCATGGTGTAGGAGGCCAGGTCAGCCTCCACGTCGCGTGCCTCCTCGATGGGAGAGAACTTGGAGATCTTCTGCTCCATGCCTTGCTTGCGGTGCTTGCTGCGCTTGGTGGACATGACGGCCGGAGCCAGGCTCTTGGAGGCGTGCTTCTGGACTCCGGTGCGCTGTGTGCCGTGTTTGGTGTAGTCATCATAGTAATAGGAGGATCCCCCACCCATGCTAGTGCTGCTGCTGCCCACTACTCGGCCGTATGTGTCTGACCCTCGTGGGTGGTAGCTGCTCTTACCCCTGCCATGGTGGTCGTACAAATCTTCCTCCCTGGTCAGCTCGTCCTCCGGCCTGCCGTAGGAACTCCCTCCTCTCGCCGGGCCGCTCTCCCCCATGTAGCGTCCACCGTGACCGTCGCTTCGGTGCATGTCCGCCGCCATGCCACCCAGGCCGTCCTTGGTCAGCTCACTGATGTCGTCGCACATGACGTAGTTCCTTGGAATGTTCTGCTCCAGGCTGGCGGGGCCGTAGAGACCGTCCTGTGCATAGGTGGACAGGCTGTCAACCGAGTGCAGACGGTCAGATGGAGTGCCGTGGCCGTAGCTGTTGGCCACTGTAGCGGTGTACTGGCCGTAGGAGCTGGCTGTAGTGGTGGTGTAGCCGTAGGTGTTAGCTGTGGTAGTGGTATACTGGCCGTACGTACTGGCCGGGGTGGAAGTGTACTGCTGCCCGTATGTGTTGGCAACTGTCGTCGTGTACTGGCCATATGTACTGGAGACTGTAGAAGAGTACGGCCCATAAGTGTTGGCCATAGTGGTACCACCAGTATACTGTCCATACAGGGGCGCCCCACTGGAGGAGGAGTAGATGGCATCTTGGGCCGTGGTGGTCACCACTACAGTGGGGTTGCTTATAACCTCATAGTTAGTGGGCATCTTGTGCTCCAGGTCAGCCAGAGAGGTCTGTCTGGGTCTCTGGTGAACAGTGAGGATGTCTGCCTGGGGCTGGTAGGGAGTGGTCTGGCTAGGGCCAGCTGGGTAGGACACCTGGCTGGGGTATGGAGAGGTGTGGGTGGGGTAGGGAGGTTGGCCAGGCTGGGCAGGCTGGGCAGGCTGGAACCCCTGGTGGCTTGGCTGTTGCTGTTGCTGGAGCAGTGGCTGCACCCCCTGCTCTGTCGGGTAGGGGGGCTGGCTCTGGGGGTATGTGTGGGAGGGGAAGGACCCCTGGGTCTGGTAGGATGGGGGAAGATGTTGGGTCTGCAGGGGGGTGGGCTGGGGAAGAGCTGCTGCCTGGGCCACTGAAGGGTAGGGGGGCTGGTTGAAGGCTGCGGTCTGGTAAGGGGTGCCAGGCTGGGGTGCTGGAGCTGGCTGGCTCTGGGGGTGGTAGGACTGGTAGGAGatgaaggaggaggtgggagggaaCTGGGCGGCTGTGTTGAGGTCGCTGGTGAACTGGCTCAGTGGTGCTGTGCTGGGTCTGGTCAACACCCCGTTGCTCTCGTAGGAAGCTACCGCTGCCGCCAGCCGTAGGTTATTCAGTTCACTGTCTGACATGTAGTCTCGCGGGTCGCCCATGCAGCGCAGGTAGGCCatatccctcctctccctctccttcaccaGGGTCTCTTTGCGCTGATGAATGCCCAGTTCCAGGTAGCGCAGCTTGGCATcaatctccttctcctcctcctccagctcctgcTGCTGCTTGCGGAGCTTGGTGGACTCCTGCTCCACGGCCTTCAGTTCGTGGGTGAGGTCCTTCAGCAGGCTGGCTTTGGCTGCCAGACCTGGCCTGGACCCGGCCCTCAGGGAGGGCACAGCGGGCATGTACATTTGGGGGAGGGCCGGGGTGATAATGGGGAGGTGGCTCTCCTCTGGAGGCGGGCTGGGCAGGGTCCTCTTCACCTTCCTCAGGGCGCTCTGCTGCAGGGCGGCGAGCTGCAGTGAGACGGTACAGGGCCGTGAGAgcaggaggttagggttagagcttgGCACAACAGAGCATGGCACATGTGACATAGATATGTATTGATTCTCAAGGACAATACAAATACAAGTTACATTCTTATGGTGTGATTATTCATTACTCAATGTGCCTGTACAAAAGAGAAAAGCAATAAACAAATTGCTGTAAACTGAAGCTTGGTAAATATCAATATGTTTGCTACCTTAAATGGTATTGCTTCAGTTACATAGCAGTGCAAAGCAATACAAATGTCTATAATCTAACATGTCCACTAACATTTCTCTAGTATGTTACATCCTCAGCCATGCCACAACTGTGTAGGCAGCACTATGTGAGTGTGTAATAGTTAAttaattcatagtttcattgtgGTAATTAAACTTGGATTTCCATTGGGGGTTAAATTAATCACAGCCACAGTCTCAAGAAAGGTTGGGGAAGATAGCCCCAGTATCTGTCAGCAACATTACTGTTCAATTATGACAATCTCATGAAGATGCTCCCACAACAGCAGTTCTACATAATCTCAGTAAATGTTTTACAACCATAAACCTCTCTCCAGAAATTCTAGTAGGGTATCAAATAAGCCCAATTATTTCCCAATACAATTGAAGGTCTTATAGAGACAAGCTATATTCAGTCGTGCCAGTTCTGACAGTCGTGTCAGTTCCTCTCCACTCTTTCATCGCCTTCAAATCCTCAATATTTATGAAATCAACCAACTTCAAGTCTATCTGTTTGTCTTCCAACTTAAAATTAGTTTATTTTCAAATGCTATTCAAATGTAATACTCAGGTTCATCATTACTCTACAAGAACTGCCACTGAATTCCACACACCTTTTTTCTGTACAAGATTAGGTCAATTCTCCATCACATACTGAGGTCAATAATGTTTTGTTAAGTCTCCCTGACCCCCTCAAACACTGCAACAGCTCCTTCAACAACTCCTTCAAATACAAAATTAAAAAATATCTACTGGACATTCCACTCAATGACTTATCTCAATAGTTTCCTGCCTATTTGTCACTTACTTTGATTATGCATTTTAATAATACATAATCCACCCCCAAATCATCATGTTTTCCTTTTTCTTTGTGTAAATCTCCAATTATTTATTAATTGGTCTTAAAAATCAGGatactttttttgttttgttttataaaTATTTGAAAGGGGGAGGTGCCTTACAAGCCTCTCAGTTATTTTTACCTGTCCTGCACACGCTTCCGTTTGCCTTTTAAATTCGAATCATATTGttttgtatgttattgtgtgcaacaacaaaaataaaaaaaattaaagaaaaagaaaagaactAAGAAAGCATTTTTCACAAATACGACGGATGGTTCACTTAAATTTCAGAATTCTTTCAGCTTTTTCTTCCCTTCATAGTAATCTGTATATAGGGGGGACAAACGTCAATCTGTAATTTGCCACTTAAGCAAGAACAGAACAAACAGTTGGAGTTAGTATTGGATGAATGGAGATATCATTGTCAGCTTTTGCCTGTAATGATGTTAACAATTTCTTGGCAAAAATATCAACTTTAATGTAGAGATACTTTGACAGTGTTCACTTAGGAAGTTGTGCATTAGTAAGATGTTGGAGGACATGCGTCAATGGTGTTTTTTTTAACTAGAGATCTGTCAGTGTTAAATGTGTGTAAATTGTGTTGTGTTTTATGTATAGTATAGCATTGTATGttaatgcactgtatgtttatgGGGCCACATTTTAATATTAGTCTGTCAATTCGTTACATACTGTACTACAGTAGAATTCATACTCAACATTAAAAAGACAACTGTCTATGTGATGTTACAATTTAAATAAGACTGTTTGCTCTCTTTCAATCTCTGCATGTGTACAGAAATAGCTGTTGAGGATCAAAGGATTGACCTTGTGACCTACCTGGCTCTGAAGAGCTTGCTGCTGGTACAGGTTTAGCCTGGCCTTAGTGTGCTCGTCAGTGGTGGGGCTCAGCAACTTGGGGTCGGACATGGACCTCTGCGTGTTCTTAATAGGGCGGGGCATGCTGGGGTGGCGCTGGGGTGACTCGGCTGTGTAGGCCTTCTGCTGGGGAGTGACATGGGCCTTGTTCAGCCCGCCGCTGGAGAGGGAGGTCTCCAGCAGGCGGTGGGGGGAGACGGGGGACACAGGGGAGTAGAGCACCTGGGGGGACTTGGGGGGCTGACGGATCAGGCTGGAGAGGGACTCATTGTGGAGGTGGTTCATgggctgggtctgggtctggtagCTGATCTCCATGGGGTCAGACCTCCTCCTGTTCTGCTGCTGCCGCGGGTCAGCGGAGCCCACCAGCTGGATGCCCGTGGAGTAGGGGCTGACGGTGGTGGGCACGCTGAGCTGTGGCACCACCACGCCCTGAGACTGGACCTCCACGTCTGTTTGGCAGGCTAGGCTTTGACCCTTCTGGGTCCTTTCAGGGCCTGAGATATAGTGGACGATTTCCACTTTGTTCGGGTCTGGCACGGTGACGTGGATGGCCGGGGACACCTTCCCCAGCTGGTCTGTTTCGGTCTGGCAGGAGCAGTCTCGGATGGTCTGGATGGCGATGCTGGATGAGGCGGCTGTCTTGGAGGCTGCGTCAGTCTTGTGGTCGGCCCCGGGATCCGAGTGCCTGGAGAAGCGTGAGCGTCTGCGCCTCACAGGCTGCTCCCACTCCACTTTCTCCTCATCATCGTCAGTCTGGACGCTGCGGTCTACGCTGCGCCTGTTGCGTCTGCGCCTGGACATGATGTACCTCTCCTCGCCCTCCTCGTCGTCTGTCTGGACGCAGCTGTCCACGATCCTCCGGGCTCCGTAGAACTCGACACTCTCGCCCTCCATTCCATCTCTCAGTCGGGGCATGGAGGTGGAGTTCTGCTTTCTCATGTTGGTCCTGGTCTCCATCTGCTCCTCGTTGTTCCTTAGACACATGTCTGAGGAGGAGTTGGGCAGGGACCTGAAGCCCACTTGGTCTCCGTAGGGCTGCAGCGTCTGGCCGCTCTGGTCCAACTGAGCGGCTGCGGTGGCTGCAGCAGCGACAGCTGCAGCAGTCTTCTGCCTCTTCTGCTCCTCAAGCTGCTGCTGGAGCTGCTGCTGCAGCGACTGGATCTGGTCAAGCTGGGCTTTCTGCTGGGCCAACTGCTCCTTCTGCATCACCAGCTGGTTCTCCCTCTcagcctgctgctgctgcaggaccTGCTCCTTGATGGTCTGCAGCTCCTGGATCTCCCTGTGCACCAGCATCTGCTCCTTCTCACGGTGCCGCTGCAGCTCCATGCGctccctctccagctcctcctgcagACGCAGCTGACGCAGCTTCTCCAACTCCACGCGCTCCCGCTCCATTTGCAGAAGCTGCTCCTGTTGGCGGtgcatcctctcctcctcagacTCGGTCTCTGGGTTGACAGGGCCGCTGGAGGGTGGGGTTGGGTGATGGGGTTGGGTGCTGCTCTGGGGCCCAGCGTAGCTTTGTGTTGAGGGGTAAGCGTGGGCTGGAGGGGGCTGGCTCTGGGGTGGATGCTGGCCCTGAGGGTGGAATTGAGGTTGCATGTGCtggggctgggctgggggctGGCTCTGAGGCTGGACCTGGGGCTGCCCTGGGGCCTGAGTGTGGAGGTGAGCCTGGGTCAGGTTCATGGGATGCTGCTCGGGCTCCATTGGCAAGCTGACCGAGGCTGATGTATGGGCAACGGTAGATTGAGACGGTGGATCAGATCCACTTGATGTCACAGAGGGCTTCCCTAGGTAGATTGGGGCATCctgggtggtggtgatggtggcaTGCATGCTCACAGGGGCCGACGTGGTAGATGGGAAGACGTTGGGAGCCGGATAACGGTATGGGGCCTGTCCAGACATAGGCATCCGTGGGTTCACAGGCATCCTGGTGAGGCTGGCCAGAGGCACAGGTGTCATATTGGCTGTGGGTAAAGGCCTGTACACTCCATTTAGTAGCGGGCGCAGCACTGAGGCAGGCTGGGTAGTGATTGGCAAGGTGGAGGCGATGGGTGTGTTGATGGTAGAATAGGTCATCCCATCGGCAGACCTCATGGCAGACGGGTACATGGCTCGGAGGCTGGCTTGCCTGGCATTGATCATGTTGGTGAGCGCTTGGGTGTGAGAGATTGGCTTCCCGTCAGGTCCGTAGAGCATATTTTGTCTCATAGAGTTCAGCCTGCCACCTGGACCAGTTCCTCTGCCTACACCGTACTGCATGAGCTCCGGGTTGCTCCCATAACGGTCCATTGAGTTGAGGGCAGCACACATTCGGCTGATCTCTCTGGCGGTGGTGGCACTGTACTGGGCCAGGTTGGACTCCTGGAAGTTAGCGAGGTCTCGGGGCGAGTAGCCGTAGTCTGAGCTGATGTTTGACAGAGAGTTGAATCTGCGTATGGGCAGGGCAGTAGCAGTGATGTCACCTCCATGGCGTAGGTCAGTGTAGGAGCCATACTGCATGCCCAGTCCCAGGAAACCTCCCTCATAGGCGTGTTTCATGGTGCTGAGGTCCACGGCCAGCTCTGCAGAGGTCTGGATGTGTGGGTCCATCTTGGAGTGGTAGGACTGGAGTCCGGCTTCTGCTAGGTTGGTGTCAGACATCGAGGGCTGTAGCCGACCAGGGAACGGTAGTGTGTAGGCTTTACGCCCGTCCATAGAAAACTCCTGATACTGGCCCTCCTGGTCTGACTCGTAAGAGAGTGGTGGCACAGAGTGTGGTCTTGGCTCTTGAGTGGCCACTTTCTCAT
Encoded proteins:
- the bsna gene encoding protein bassoon isoform X2, with product MSGGLGEPSPVSHPSPKHQPMGSPRHQALTSQQPAQQPPFQKLTSQQQEGPRPMQPQQQKPQTGLGSGPFASTAAKQPGDTKAPVQATPTPAIEPLKQPKAKEETMPKPEELVEPTIDTKPTQKKGEPITPIKEIKKSRYDETKNSTQDLSRSPQSLSDTGYSSDGISSSHSEIIGLIQEEEMKLSERGISGRGSPPSPSEITKLESSMRPLLESKALPVEERERERGRGRHHREQRPRSLSITPEAYDSDEELEDIVEEEEDGGDWESKREHKSSAAPKEEKNVAEPEPMTDEEFMRRQIIEMSADEDNEEEEEDMEEEDEEDEGYGYQKQQKTLKHISELTKEKRRLSHQSSSFEEDTKSSSDIYKCSAEEGEEGGLGGLRRFKTIELNNTNSYSRDMELNNENDLSLDREPELEMESLTGSPEERSRGEYSSTLPPTTSSYNSGTSPTSISSMEEDSDSSPSRRQRLEDAKQQRKARHRSHGPLLPTIEDSSEEDELREEEELLREQEKMRDLEQQRIRSTARKTKRDKEELRAQRRRERSKTPPSNLSPIEDASPTEELRQAAEMEELHRSSASEYSPQSLDSEAEGYESKLYKSGSEYNLPTFMSLYSPTEKSSTTSTTTAPSSSKPLKSAEEVYEEMMRKAELLQKQQKQQQQQQGRHNSAYEDDTNGQQNEDVYEYEQAETSYENEAAETGDIYEEIRQTSQNITKMHQSSALELQQQADEQVEIDDSTYPDKQLLDTGSAFAKLLEQTNDLLTPGNSPTQLSAPVSFSETGGRIPDVRVTQHYSKDVHKAGMKSQTGKNGITPVVAATTIAAYGVYSRDAVTISQTSVSQTMTTTQSIMYGRQTGGPATSTTTVSNVCSKIAEITQAYSQREMVARRVGESRGVQARDSATSSEHVIEPRSPKMYSYYKSSSPPLSPSASPTESPTLSPSRRAEISTQTFSPGIGALSAGSGPTSPVMAQGTQTSQRAVSPRLFRQQSSQHALYMGAEPTSPAKPMTVNMATSPLSSPTRFIRQSTFDSYSSQASPPDTPPYHQSPQHSFYRTQKVEKVSVGTSMVTTASTYSCGSMSMDNISLCRISSIPGTSRVEPGQMIHGGSVVDLRTVDLRTATNAAPIIMTAHGMDLTSLATETRKSTSGPEGSHPSTVIQPLIMNLNTQHHPHVMVSTATTVSVTVAASMFISQPQQPMVYGDPLQNRVDLGQGMGSAMCLSQNKPPPIDPSIPKIDAKLEDLSIQQQQLFQQQQKLQQQQHLLEQQLQQHHQMQQQSSVARYNLPGQMTLLKKDLLVSQTSNAPAMVSAISPAVAPDIYGTGGPLELKSKPTPAGVMNLAGGGPHGMMIQMEGAPQGGPVTQLVKTEEGQDAVDFTGGQIKAENQPACCDVVYRLPFGGSCVGGPFSQKPNVDEKVATQEPRPHSVPPLSYESDQEGQYQEFSMDGRKAYTLPFPGRLQPSMSDTNLAEAGLQSYHSKMDPHIQTSAELAVDLSTMKHAYEGGFLGLGMQYGSYTDLRHGGDITATALPIRRFNSLSNISSDYGYSPRDLANFQESNLAQYSATTAREISRMCAALNSMDRYGSNPELMQYGVGRGTGPGGRLNSMRQNMLYGPDGKPISHTQALTNMINARQASLRAMYPSAMRSADGMTYSTINTPIASTLPITTQPASVLRPLLNGVYRPLPTANMTPVPLASLTRMPVNPRMPMSGQAPYRYPAPNVFPSTTSAPVSMHATITTTQDAPIYLGKPSVTSSGSDPPSQSTVAHTSASVSLPMEPEQHPMNLTQAHLHTQAPGQPQVQPQSQPPAQPQHMQPQFHPQGQHPPQSQPPPAHAYPSTQSYAGPQSSTQPHHPTPPSSGPVNPETESEEERMHRQQEQLLQMERERVELEKLRQLRLQEELERERMELQRHREKEQMLVHREIQELQTIKEQVLQQQQAERENQLVMQKEQLAQQKAQLDQIQSLQQQLQQQLEEQKRQKTAAAVAAAATAAAQLDQSGQTLQPYGDQVGFRSLPNSSSDMCLRNNEEQMETRTNMRKQNSTSMPRLRDGMEGESVEFYGARRIVDSCVQTDDEEGEERYIMSRRRRNRRSVDRSVQTDDDEEKVEWEQPVRRRRSRFSRHSDPGADHKTDAASKTAASSSIAIQTIRDCSCQTETDQLGKVSPAIHVTVPDPNKVEIVHYISGPERTQKGQSLACQTDVEVQSQGVVVPQLSVPTTVSPYSTGIQLVGSADPRQQQNRRRSDPMEISYQTQTQPMNHLHNESLSSLIRQPPKSPQVLYSPVSPVSPHRLLETSLSSGGLNKAHVTPQQKAYTAESPQRHPSMPRPIKNTQRSMSDPKLLSPTTDEHTKARLNLYQQQALQSQLAALQQSALRKVKRTLPSPPPEESHLPIITPALPQMYMPAVPSLRAGSRPGLAAKASLLKDLTHELKAVEQESTKLRKQQQELEEEEKEIDAKLRYLELGIHQRKETLVKERERRDMAYLRCMGDPRDYMSDSELNNLRLAAAVASYESNGVLTRPSTAPLSQFTSDLNTAAQFPPTSSFISYQSYHPQSQPAPAPQPGTPYQTAAFNQPPYPSVAQAAALPQPTPLQTQHLPPSYQTQGSFPSHTYPQSQPPYPTEQGVQPLLQQQQQPSHQGFQPAQPAQPGQPPYPTHTSPYPSQVSYPAGPSQTTPYQPQADILTVHQRPRQTSLADLEHKMPTNYEVISNPTVVVTTTAQDAIYSSSSGAPLYGQYTGGTTMANTYGPYSSTVSSTYGQYTTTVANTYGQQYTSTPASTYGQYTTTTANTYGYTTTTASSYGQYTATVANSYGHGTPSDRLHSVDSLSTYAQDGLYGPASLEQNIPRNYVMCDDISELTKDGLGGMAADMHRSDGHGGRYMGESGPARGGSSYGRPEDELTREEDLYDHHGRVCMPLSPSDLEIDCDLLLVSKAYNLGQEETDWFEKPRDLRSGSRHYGSGGHSSSGRSRHIKHSYHDYDEPPEEDLWPQDEYGQTRHSSSSRDHRPHGSGSSGRHSSSRHLDEPRSSRSSKGHPKDPSMRHDSRQLSSSGKRGDSRSQGGYHSSDYSRDPSGLHHSQGRSSKSSSSHDGRTSSRKQQDLQGHPSSSSRGQGSSGRGQGSTSGPPGSRGQGPTSQQDGLQPGQRTQLQQQPQTSAARQTGTTPAGTTPGGQQPLGPGQAQQGLQAKPGQLGPGQASRLPQAGGAMGQLPPTAAPVANTPPVTAIGAKAVIGGAAQPAKTPQPPLTGIGSKAAPRPGGIGSAAAGQPGMEGESLLSKVLPGNPAEAAGKLGEAISGFGKKFTSLW